The following proteins are co-located in the Malus sylvestris chromosome 13, drMalSylv7.2, whole genome shotgun sequence genome:
- the LOC126597233 gene encoding uncharacterized protein LOC126597233: MGSEGPKSVVVHVSGFKKFQGVAENPTETIVSNLRGFVEKRGLPAGLKLGSCDVLETAGDGARAALYKAMESGISATDSKSHEQVVWLHLGVNSGAVKFAIERQAVNEATFRCPDELGWQPQQQPIVPKDGGTSRVRETCCSTEAILKILKKKGYDVAISDDAGRFVCNYVYYHSLRFAEERGHKSLFVHVPLFSRINEETQMRFVASLLEAIAATC; the protein is encoded by the exons ATGGGATCAGAAGGACCAAAGAGTGTGGTTGTTCATGTGAGCGGGTTCAAGAAGTTCCAGGGGGTTGCTGAGAATCCCACAGAGACTATAGTTAGCAATCTGAGGGGGTTTGTTGAGAAGAGAGGGTTGCCTGCTGGTCTTAAACTTGGCAGCTGTGATGTTCTTGAAACAGCAGGAGACGGTGCACGCGCTGCTCTTTACAAGGCCATGGAATCGGGGATTTCAGCAACCGATTCTAAGAGCCATGAACAAGTCGTATGG CTTCACTTGGGGGTAAATAGTGGGGCTGTAAAATTTGCTATTGAGCGGCAAGCAGTAAACGAAGCCACTTTCCGCTGTCCAGATGAGTTAGGATGGCAACCTCAG CAACAACCAATAGTCCCTAAGGATGGAGGAACTTCTCGAGTGAGAGAG ACATGTTGCTCGACCGAGGCAATCCTTAAGATATTGAAGAAGAAAGGATATGATGTGGCAATATCAGATGATGCCGGGCGATTTGTGTGCAATTATGTCTACTATCATTCCCTCCGTTTTGCAGAAGAAAGGGGCCACAAATCTTTATTCGTCCACGTTCCTCTCTTTTCCAGAATCAATGAAGAAACTCAGATGCGCTTTGTGGCCTCCCTTTTGGAGGCGATTGCAGCTACATGTTAA
- the LOC126597282 gene encoding cytochrome b-c1 complex subunit 8-like has translation MGKIPVKMRAVVYALSPFQQKVMPGLWKDFTGKIHHKVSENWLSATLLLTPLVATYSYVQYYQEQEKLEHRY, from the exons atgggGAAGATTCCGGTGAAGATGAGAGCAGTGGTGTACGCGCTGTCGCCGTTTCAGCAGAAGGTGATGCCCGGCCTCTGGAAGGATTTCACCGGCAAGATCCACCACAAGGTCTCCGAGAACTGGCTCAGCGCCACCCTCCTCCTCACTCCTCTCGTCGCCACCTACTC GTATGTGCAGTATTACCAGGAGCAGGAGAAGTTGGAACACAGGTACTGA
- the LOC126597281 gene encoding uncharacterized protein LOC126597281 isoform X2, with product MTADTTDPSYWLNWRFLICAIWILSTMVVASVLIWKYEGFKKSRTGRRAVDQRETVGTLYEDEAWKTCLKEIHPAWLLAYRIIAFVVMLGLIVANVALDGAGIFYFYTQWTFVLVTFYFGYGSSVSLRGIYKHLNRIGEDEGRGAYVAPTLRENSNTSNGSKSLTHEEYHGRKGAGACEYIFQIIYQMCGGAVAITDCIFWLVLYPFLTSKAYKLNFMMVIMHSVNAPFLLGEAFLNNMRFPLFRIAYFVLWTGVFVIFQWIFHACKSMWWPYPFLDLSSSYAPLWYLGVGLMHLPCYGVFALIIRIKNLLLSRAFPESYQNER from the exons ATGACGGCGGATACAACTGATCCGAGTTATTGGTTGAATTGGAGGTTTCTCATTTGTGCAATATGGATCTTATCTACCATGGTTGTAGCCTCAGTTCTTATATGGAAATATGAAGGTTTCAAAAAATCGAGAACGGGCAGGAGAGCAGTGGATCAGCGAGAAACGGTAGGGACTTTGTACGAGGATGAAGCCTGGAAGACGTGTCTTAAAGAAATACATCCCGCGTGGTTACTTGCTTATAGAATAATTGCTTTTGTTGTGATGTTGGGGTTGATAGTTGCTAATGTTGCTCTTGATGGAGCCGGCATCTTTTACTTCTATACTCA GTGGACGTTTGTTTTGGTCACATTCTATTTCGGG TATGGATCTTCAGTCTCACTTCGCGGAATTTATAAGCATCTCAATAGAATTGGTGAGGATGAGGGGCGAGGCGCTTATGTTGCTCCAACACTACGTGAGAATAGCAATACGTCCAATGGATCTAAAAGTCTTACTCATGAAGAATATCATGGCCGCAAAGGTGCAGGTGCATGCGAATACATCTTTCAAATTATTTATCAG ATGTGTGGAGGTGCTGTGGCTATCACTGATTGCATATTTTGGCTTGTTCTGTATCCATTTCTAACATCCAAAGCCTACAAACTGAATTTT ATGATGGTCATAATGCACTCAGTCAATGCCCCTTTCCTCCTTGGCGAGGCATTTTTGAATAACATG CGGTTCCCATTGTTTCGAATCGCATATTTTGTGCTGTGGACAGGGGTATTCGTGATTTTTCAGTGGATATTCCATGCTTGCAAATCCATGTG GTGGCCTTATCCATTTCTCGACCTGTCATCCTCGTATGCTCCCTTATG GTATCTTGGGGTTGGATTGATGCATCTCCCATGCTACGGCGTCTTCGCTCTAATTATTAGGATAAAGAACTTGCTGTTGTCAAGAGCATTTCCGGAGTCTTATCAGAACGAGAGATGA
- the LOC126597281 gene encoding uncharacterized protein LOC126597281 isoform X1, which produces MSFFTGSSNHTWQPVMTADTTDPSYWLNWRFLICAIWILSTMVVASVLIWKYEGFKKSRTGRRAVDQRETVGTLYEDEAWKTCLKEIHPAWLLAYRIIAFVVMLGLIVANVALDGAGIFYFYTQWTFVLVTFYFGYGSSVSLRGIYKHLNRIGEDEGRGAYVAPTLRENSNTSNGSKSLTHEEYHGRKGAGACEYIFQIIYQMCGGAVAITDCIFWLVLYPFLTSKAYKLNFMMVIMHSVNAPFLLGEAFLNNMRFPLFRIAYFVLWTGVFVIFQWIFHACKSMWWPYPFLDLSSSYAPLWYLGVGLMHLPCYGVFALIIRIKNLLLSRAFPESYQNER; this is translated from the exons ATGAGTTTCTTCACAGGATCATCGAACCATACTTGGCAACCCGTCATGACGGCGGATACAACTGATCCGAGTTATTGGTTGAATTGGAGGTTTCTCATTTGTGCAATATGGATCTTATCTACCATGGTTGTAGCCTCAGTTCTTATATGGAAATATGAAGGTTTCAAAAAATCGAGAACGGGCAGGAGAGCAGTGGATCAGCGAGAAACGGTAGGGACTTTGTACGAGGATGAAGCCTGGAAGACGTGTCTTAAAGAAATACATCCCGCGTGGTTACTTGCTTATAGAATAATTGCTTTTGTTGTGATGTTGGGGTTGATAGTTGCTAATGTTGCTCTTGATGGAGCCGGCATCTTTTACTTCTATACTCA GTGGACGTTTGTTTTGGTCACATTCTATTTCGGG TATGGATCTTCAGTCTCACTTCGCGGAATTTATAAGCATCTCAATAGAATTGGTGAGGATGAGGGGCGAGGCGCTTATGTTGCTCCAACACTACGTGAGAATAGCAATACGTCCAATGGATCTAAAAGTCTTACTCATGAAGAATATCATGGCCGCAAAGGTGCAGGTGCATGCGAATACATCTTTCAAATTATTTATCAG ATGTGTGGAGGTGCTGTGGCTATCACTGATTGCATATTTTGGCTTGTTCTGTATCCATTTCTAACATCCAAAGCCTACAAACTGAATTTT ATGATGGTCATAATGCACTCAGTCAATGCCCCTTTCCTCCTTGGCGAGGCATTTTTGAATAACATG CGGTTCCCATTGTTTCGAATCGCATATTTTGTGCTGTGGACAGGGGTATTCGTGATTTTTCAGTGGATATTCCATGCTTGCAAATCCATGTG GTGGCCTTATCCATTTCTCGACCTGTCATCCTCGTATGCTCCCTTATG GTATCTTGGGGTTGGATTGATGCATCTCCCATGCTACGGCGTCTTCGCTCTAATTATTAGGATAAAGAACTTGCTGTTGTCAAGAGCATTTCCGGAGTCTTATCAGAACGAGAGATGA